The genomic region AAGAACGCGAGGTACGCGGCCAGCACGTTGAAGGGGTAGCGCACCGGCATGGCGGTGACGCCCAGGCGCCGGAAACCCCAGTTGGCGAGGACGCCGGCCCCGATCACCCCGCAGAGGATCAGCAGGAGGTGAGCCCGGAGGGAGAAGCGGTCGGCGAAGCGCGGCCGGGGGGATTTCATGAGTCAGTATCTCAAGCGAGAAGGGCCTGGTAATAGTGCCAGATATTGTCGTCCGGTTGAAAACTGTCGCTCATGCAAAAACCCGCCTGAACAGGAATGGCGCCGCCTCCCTGAGGGGCGAGGGGACTGTTGTCAACCTCCGGTATGGGTGAAGACCTCCACGACGACCGCCGCTCTGGAGAGCGGCGCCACTTCGGAGCGGGCGGCTAGTCCGGGTAGCGGATCACCACGTCGGTCTCCACGTCGGGGTGGAGGCTCTGGCCCACGGGGCACAGGTCCGCCGCATGGGAGAAGCGCTGCCGGAGGGCCGGCTCCACGCCGGGGGGCATGTGGATCTCCACCAGGAGCGAGCCGATCCGGCGGGTCGGCTTCGGCGCCATCTCCTTGATCACCGTCAGTTTCATCCCCTTCAGGTCGGTGCCGTGCTTGCGGGCCAGGATCCCCAGGATGGTGGCGATGCACGTGGCGTAACCGGTCGCCACGAGGTCGGTGGGCGAGAA from Acidobacteriota bacterium harbors:
- a CDS encoding OsmC family protein; this translates as MEIEYQGDLHCEAVHVQSGHRLATDAPLDNQGKGETFSPTDLVATGYATCIATILGILARKHGTDLKGMKLTVIKEMAPKPTRRIGSLLVEIHMPPGVEPALRQRFSHAADLCPVGQSLHPDVETDVVIRYPD